ATCGATCGACCGGGAGGGGGAGCCGTGGCGACGGCTGAGACGGTGGGCGGGCGCGCGCCGGCATGGCGCGGTGGCTTCGGACGGCTGTGGGGCGCCGCCGTGCTCTCCAGCTTCGGAGACTCCCTGCGTACGGCAGCCCTGCCGCTCCTCGCCGTCACGCTCACGGACCGGCCGCTGCTGATCGCCGCGGTCACCGCCTGTGGCTATCTCCCCTGGATCGTCTTCGGGCTGCTCGGCGGCGCCGTCGCCGATCGGGTGGACCAGCGGCGCGCGATGTGGACGGTGGACGCGTTACGCGGACTGCTGGTCGCCGCGTTCGCCGTGGTCGTGGCGCTCGGGCACGCCTCGATCGGCCTGCTCATCGCGCTGGCCTTCACCCTGACCACGCTCCAGACCCTGTTCGACAACGCCTCCACGGCCCTGCTCCCCGCCCTGGTGGACCGGGACGCGCTCGGCAGCGCGAACGCCCGGCTGATGACCGGGCAGCGCATCGCGGGCGGCCTGATCGGCGGGCCGCTCGTGCCGTTGCTGCTGGTCGCGGGGGCCGCCGTGCCCTTCGTCGCCGACGCCGCCACCTTCCTGGTCGCGGCCGCGCTGGTGGCCTCGCTGCGGATCACGGCGCCCGAGCGGACGCCGGCCCCGGCGGGCAGCACCCTGCGCCGGGAGATCGGCGAGGGGCTGCGCACCCTGTGGCGCGACCGGGCCCTGAGAGGGCTGTGCGCCGCCACCGCCCTGTGCAACATCGGCATGGGCGCCCAGCTCGCGACCCTGGTCGTCCTGGTGACCGGGTGGCTGGACGCCGGGGCCACGGGGTACGCGGCGGCCGGCGCGGCCTTCACCGTCGGGGGCCTGGCCGGGGGAGTGGTGAACGGCTGGATCGTGAAGCGGCTGGGCCGGGTGCGGGCCGTGCTGGTCGCGGGCGCGGTGCAGACCGGGGCCCTGATCGTCATGGGCACCGTGCGCAGCCTGGCCGTGCTGGTGGCGGCGCTGATCGTCTTCGGACTCATGGGCATGGTGTGGAACGTCAACACGACGACGCTCATGCAGCAGTGCAGCCCTGCCGAACTGCTCGGCCGGGTCGCCTCGGCCTTCAGAACCCTGGCCTTCGCCGGAGTGCCGCTCGGCGCTTTGCTGGGGGGTGCCGTCGCCACCGCCTGGGGCCTGAACACCCCGCCCCTGCTCACGGCGGCCTTCTTCGTGCCGGCCCTGATCGCGCTGATACCTGCGGGCAAGCGGGACGTACCTGTTGTTGCGCAGGACGACGACCGCAGGACAGCTCACGTCCAGCGCTGATCAATTAGGTTGGAACAGCTGGGACAGGCACGAAAGAAGGCTGAAGTCGGACATGAACGCAGACGGCCGTACCAGGCTCAATCAGACGCCCGAGTGGAGCGCGCTGACCAAGCACCGCGAGGAGCTCGGCGACGTCGGGCTTCGGGAGCTGTTCGCCGCCGACCCCGATCGCGGCTCGGGCTACACCCTCCAGGTCGGCGACCTGCACATCGACTACTCCAAGCACCTGGTCACCGACGAGACGCTGCGGCTGCTGCGTGAGCTGGCCGCCGCCACGGACGTGTTCGGGCTGCGGGACGCCATGTTCCGCGGCGAGAAGATCAACACCACCGAGGACCGCGCCGTGCTGCACACCGCGCTGCGCGCCCCGCGCGAGGCGGTGATCGAGGTCGACGGGGAGAACGTCGTGCCGGGTGTGCACGCCGTCCTCGACAAGATGGCCGGCTTCGCCGAGCGGGTCCGCTCCGGCGTCTGGACCGGCCACACCGGCAAGCGGATCAAGAACGTCGTCAACGTCGGCATCGGCGGCTCCGACCTCGGTCCGGCGATGGCCTACGAGGTGCTGCGCAGCTTCACCGACCGCGACCTCACCGTCCGCTTCGTGTCGAACGTCGACGGTGCCGACCTGCACGAGGCCACCCGGGACCTGGACGCGGCCGAGACGCTGTTCGTCATCGCCTCGAAGACGTTCACCACGATCGAGACGATCACCAACGCCACGTCCGCGCGGGACTGGCTCCTCGCCGAACTGAAGGCCGGGCCGGAGGCCGTCGCCAAGCACTTCGTCGCCCTGTCGACGAACGCCGAGAAGGTCGCCGACTTCGGCATCGACACGGCCAACATGTTCGAGTTCTGGGACTGGGTCGGCGGGCGCTACTCCTTCGACTCGGCGATCGGCCTGTCCCTGATGATCGCCATCGGGCCGGACCGCTTCCGTCAGATGCTCGACGGTTTCCGCACCGTCGACGAGCACTTCCGCACCGCGCCCGCCGAGGAGAACGTCCCGCTGCTGCTCGGTCTGCTGGGCATCTGGTACGGCAACTTCCACGACGCCCAGTCGCACGCGGTGCTGCCCTACAGCCACTACCTGTCCAAGTTCACTGCGTATCTCCAGCAGTTGGACATGGAGTCCAACGGCAAGTACGTCGGCCGGGACGGTCGGGAGGTCGACTGGCAGACCGGGCCGGTGGTGTGGGGCACGCCGGGCACCAACGGGCAGCACGCGTACTACCAGCTGATCCACCAGGGCACCAAGCTCATCCCGGCGGACTTCATCGGCTTCGCCGAGCCGGTCGCCGAGATGAGCGACGGACTCAAGGCGCAGCACGACCTGCTGATGGCGAACTTCTTCGCGCAGACGCAGGCGCTGGCGTTCGGCAAGACGCCGGAGGAGGTGCGCGCGGAGGGGGTGCCCGAGGAACTGGTGACGCACAAGACGTTCAAGGGCGACCACCCGACGACCACGATCCTCGCGCGTGAGCTGACGCCGTCCGTGCTGGGGCAGTTGATCGCGCTGTACGAGCACAAGGTGTTCGTGCAGGGCGCGGTGTGGAACATCGACTCCTTCGACCAGTGGGGCGTGGAGCTCGGCAAGGTCCTCGCCAAGCGGGTCGAGCCCGCGCTGACCGAAGGGGCCGAGGTGCCGGGTCTGGACGCGTCGACGAAGGCGCTCGTCGCCAAGTACCGGGAGCTGCGCGGCCGGAAGTGACACGGTTACGGAAAGCGGGCGGCGCGTGGCCGTCCGCTTCCCGTAGACTCCCTCGTCGATCATGACAACGATCACTCGGGGGAGTGCAAGTTGACTTATCCACAAGGGAGTTGGACCGGCGGTACGCTGACCGCGCGGTCCTTCCTGAAGCCCCATCGTGTGGCGCGGGCGGTGTTCCATCCGGCCTGGATCCCACAGTCGCTGGATCCTTCGGTGGATGCCCTCAAGAAGGTGCGGGTCATCGCCGGCGCGGTCGCGGGGTTCGGCGTCTACACCTTCGTGGAGGGCGGGTTCGCCTTCGACGAGATGCTGGACAACGCGGCGACGGCCTGTCTGGTGCTGCTGTTCATCACGCCGCTCACCGTGGGCGTGATGCTCTACCTCTGGCAGCGCTCCGGCGCCGGCACGGTGGCGCAGCTGAAGGATCCGCTTCTGCGGTCGCTGAAGTTGCTGCTGCTGTTCATCGGCTCGGCGCTCGGCACAGTGCTGATCTTCCAGCTGGGCGGGTCCCTCGGGATGCTCGGGACCCTGCTGGTCAGCGTCGTGGGGCTCTGGATGGCGTTCTTCGTGATCGCCGGCGCCTACCGGATCTCGGGGAACTTCTTCGGCACCGCGGTCGTGCACCGCTGTCTGCCGCCGCTGCTGGCCACGGTGACGACATGGCTCATGGCCATTCCCGATCTCGTCACCGGTGATCTGCACGGCCTCAGCCTCGCCATGGGCGTCTTCTTCATCCTGGGCGCCCCGGTGACGGTCACGGCCATCGCCATGCTGGAGATGGGCCGCCTCAAGAACCGCTACGGCATCCGGCTCGCGGACCACCCGGCCGTCCTGTCACCGATGCCGGGACCCACGCCCGGTCCGGCGCCGACCCCGCCGCCACCGTCGTACGCCCCGAACGGCTTCGTGCCGCCGCAGGGCAACCCGTACGGGACGCCCCCGCACGGCAGCCCGTACACGCAGGGTCCGCAGAATCCGTACGCGCCGCAGCCGCCGTACAACCCGCCGGCGCCGCCCCCGTACAACCCGCAGTAGCTCCACGCCCCCGGCCGCCGCGGTCGTCGGTCAGGCGACCGCGCTCAAGGTGTCGGCGAGGCGGCGGCGGGCCGCGCGGGAGGCCGGGACCGCGGCGAGGGCGGCCGCGCCGGTGACCGCCGCGGTGCCGAGCAGGAGCAGCAGAGCGGGGGACGGGCCCTGGGCGATGCCGGCGCCGATACCGCTCGACCGGCCCTGGGTGTCGATCAGCCAGTGCGCGAGGGGTGTGCCCAGGGCCGTGCCGATGACGACCGCGGCCAGGGCGGTGCAGGCGGTGGAGGCGACGGTGATCGCGGTGATCTGGCGGGGCGAGAGGCCGATGGCCTTCAGGGCCAGCAGGTCGCGCTCGCCCTCGCGGACGGTGCCGCCGATCGCGGTCAGCAGCTCGATGAGCCCGATGAGGGCGAGGACGGCGATCAGGCCCACGACGACGCCGCGCAGGGGTGAGAGCCCGTCGGCGGGGTTCGGCACGGCGTGCACGTCCAGGCGTCCCTGCCCGGCGTCGGCCAGCCGGTCGGCGACCTCGGCCGGGTCCGCGCCGGGGCGCAGCCGCAGTTCGTAGAGGGTGGGGCCGAGGCCGGGGTCGTTCTCGCGCAGGGTGTCTAGGGAGGTGGAGATGACCCGGCCGGCGTTCTCCGGTTCGATGCTGCGGCCCACGATGTGCAGGATCTGCGGCTGGTCGCCGACGGTCATCCGCACCCAGTCGCCGACCTGCGCGTTCAGCAGATCCAGCAGCCCCTGACCGGCGACCGCCTCGTCGCGGCCCTGCGCGGCGCGGCCCTCGGCGAGCGCGTACGGGAAGGGGTCCTGGTGGGTGCCGAGGCCGCGCAGGGCGATCGTGGCCGTCTGGCCGGGGACCAGGGCGGCCACCTCGACGCCCGGGTAGGCGGCGGCGACCTGCGGGTCGCGTTCCAGCAGCGTACGGGCGTCCCCGTCGGCCAGTCCGGCCTCGGTGTGGACGCTCAGCGAGGTCGGCAGGCCGATCTGCTCGGGCCGGCTGTCGAAGCGGTCGATGGTGGTCCACGCGCTCATCGCCACCACGATCAGCAGCAGCGGCAGCGCCAGCCGGGCGACCGTGGCCAGCGACCGCGGGCGCCGGTTGAACGCCCGGTGCCAGCCCAGGACCAGCGCGGGCGGCAGCCGCAGCCCGAGCGCCTGCCGGGCCGCGCCCGAGAGCCGCCCGCCCAGCGGAGCCGCACGCCGCGGCACCGGCACCGGCGGCACCCGCCCCGCCCGCCACGCCGCGAGCCCCGTGGTCGCGCCGATGAACAGCACCGCCCCCACCGGCACCGCGAACAGCGCCACCGTGTGCCCGGGCAACCCCTGCCACACGCCGACCGCGTCCCCGAGCCGCCCCGGTATGCGGCTGCCCAGGGCCTGGATGAGGGTGGCCGCGGCCACGGCGCCGAGCAGCGCGAAGGCGAGGTGCTGGAGCACGAAGACCCGGACCACCTGACCCGGGGTGAAGCCGATCGCCTTCAGCACGGAGATGTCCCGCAGATGGCCGCGGATCCGGGTACCGATCGCCCCGTGCACGGCGAGCCCGGCGGCGACCAGCGCGCCGAGGCCGAACAGTCCCAGGACCTGTCCGAGCAGCCGGTTGTCGCCCTGTGCCTCGGCGCGGGCCTGCTTCCAGGTGGAGACCTCGCTGACCGCGCCGGCGCCCAGGACCGTCACGGCGCGCTGGACGGCGTAGTCCGTGTCGTCGGGGTCGGTCAGGCGCAGCCCGATCACCTGGCCGCCCGGGTTGCGCACGGCGGACGGCGGTGCCCAGACGAGGCCCGCCTGCTCGCCCGCCCGGTAGCGGGGCTCGGCGCTGTCGGCGATGCCGAGGACGGTCAGGGACCGGCCGGTGCCGGGCAGCGTGAGGGTGTCGCCGGGGGCGGCCAGCAGGGCGCGGGCCAGCCGGCTCTCCAGGACCACGCCGTCCGGGTTCGCCGGGTCCAGCCAGTGGCCGGAGGTCAGCAGCGGGCGGCCGACGGCGGGGCGCTCGGGTGTGCCGCGCAGCTCGACCGAGGCGCGGGTGCCGCGGGAGGCGAGCGTGGTGGACGCGGTGGGGTAGGGGCCCGCGACGGACTCGACGCCGTCGAGGTCCGCCAGCTTCGCGGAGTCGGCCGCGGCGCCGGTGTGCAGCCATACGTGGGCGCCGCGCGCCTGTGTGAAGACGCGCTGCCAGGGGTTGGTGGCGTAGCCGAAGAGGGCCGTGGCCAGCAGCAGCGAGACGACGATGCCGGCCGTGGCCAGCACGAGGAACAGGGCCTCGCCGCGGTGCGTACGCAGATCGGAGTGCGCCCAGCGCAGGGTGGCTCGCACGGGCCTCAGCCCCTCGGCCCGGCGGCAGGGAGAAGATCGTGGGAGAAGTGCTCGTAGACCCGCATCTCAGTCCCTGAGCTCCAGCTCCAGCACGCCCGAGGTGCCGGCGCGGCGCGGCGGTGGGCCGGCGTCCAGTTCGGCGTCGTCGGCTATTCGGCCGTCGAAGAAGCTGATCACCCGGTCCGCGGCGCTCGCCAGCCGGGCGTCATGCGTGACCAGCACGATCGTCTGGCCCCGCTGGTGGAAGCGGGACAGCAGCCGCATCACCTCGCGGGTGCCCTTGCTGTCCAGGCTGCCGGCGGGTTCGTCGGCCAGCAGCAGCGGCGGCCGGTTCACCAGTGCCCGGGCCAGCGCCACGCGCTGCTGCTCACCGCCGGACAGCTCGCCCGGCATGCTGCGCTCCTTGCCGGTGAGCCCCAGCTCGGCCAGCAGCTCCGTGCGCTCGGCACGGGCCCGCTTCGGCGGTACCCCGGCCAGCAGCGCGGGCAGCTCGACGTTGTCGGCGACGGAGAGGTTGGAGACCAGGTTGAAGAACTGGAAGACGATCCCGATGCGCTTCCTGCGCTCCACCGACCAGCGGGCCTCGCTCCAGCGGTCCGCGCACTCGCCGTCCAGCCAGATGCCGCCGCTGTCCGGCCGCTGCAACCCGCCCAGCAGATGCAACAGGGTCGACTTGCCGGCACCGGACGGACCGGTGACGGCCACGAACTCGCCGCGCCGGACGGAGAGATCCACACCGCGCACGGCATGCGCCGGAGCGCCCTCGCCGTGGTGCGTCTTGACGAGGGCCTCGGCGCGCAGCGCGGGACGCTCGTCGGCCTGTGTGGGACCGTCGGCGCGCAGCACGGGAGCGGAATCGTCGCTCACTCCAGCTCCTCCAGCTCTTCCTGGCACCGCTCCAGCCAGTCGAGGTCGGCCTGAAGGTGCAGCATCGCGCCCTCGATCAGCAGATGGGCGATGCGGTTGTCGCGGTCTTCGGCGGCGGCCAGCTTCGACAGTTGACGCATGGTGTTCAGGTACTGACGCCGTTGCTTGTTGATGAGGGCGATCTGGTCGGCGAGACCGGTCTGCGGGGCGACGGCCAGCTTCATGAAGAACTCGTCCCGCACCCGCGGCTCGTCCTCGGTCTCCTCGAACCAGGCGCGCAGCGCCTCACGCCCGGCGTCGGTGAGGTGGTAGACCTTCTTGTTGGGCCGGCTCGACTGTTCGACGTCCTCGCCCTCTATCAGTCCCGATTTCTCGAGACGGCCGAGGGTCACATAGATCTGGCCGACGTTCGGCTGAGGGTACGCGGAGCCCAGCAGTACCTCAAGGTCCTGCTTGAGCTCGTATCCGTGCGCCGGGCCGCGCGCCAGCAGGGCCAGGAGGGGCAGCCGCACTCGTGCTCTCCTCCCATATCCCGAGTAATGTGCCGCAGGCCCTAGTATCGCGCATACCTAACAGGTATACATGGCCTCTGACTCCGGACGAAGACGCCCGGTGCCAGGTGTACAGGGAGGAACCTATGCGGTGGATCCACGCCGCGGGTAGGGGCCTTCTCGTCCTCGTCGTGATCCTGACCGGCTATGTCGCCTCCGGCGCCCGTGCCGACGAGGGTCCCGCGGGCGGCAGAGGGCCGTTGACCCTCGCCACCGCCGGAGACCTCACCGGCTATCTCGGCTCCGTGCTGGAGGGCTGGAACCGCACTCACCCCGGCGAGAAGGTCACCCTCGTCGAGCTGCCCGACTCCGCCGACGAGACCCACGCGCAGATGACCACCGATCTGCGCGGCGGCGACCGCAGCCGCTTCGACATCCTGAACATCGACGTCAACTGGACCTCGGAGTTCGCGGCGCACGGCTGGATCCGCCCCCTCGCCCGCGACCGCTTCCCGCTGGACACCTTCCTGCCACCGGTCGTGGACACGGCGACCTACGACGGACAGCTGTACGCGGTCCCGTACGTCACCAACGCCGGCCTGCTCCTCTATCGCAAGGACATCCTCGCCAAGGAGGGCCTCGACCCGCCGCGCACCTGGGCCGAGCTGGAGAAACAGGCGAAGACCGTCGCCCCGAAGTACGGCCTCGACGGCTACGCGGGCCAGTTCCTGCCGTACGAGGGCCTTACCGTGAACGCCGCCGAGGCCGTCTACTCGGCGGGCGGTTCGATCCTCGGCGACGAGGGCGAGCGGGTCACCGTCAACTCGATGGCGGCCCGTGACGGCATCGACTTCCTCGCCCGGGGTGTGCGCGAGGGCTGGATCCCGAAACAGGCGCTCACCTACAAGGAGGAGGAGTCCAAGCGGGCCTTCCAGGACGGGCGCCTGCTGTTCCTCCGCAACTGGCCGTACGCCTACGTCGGCGCGTCGGCCGCGGGGTCGCCGGTCGCCGGGAAGATCGGCGCCGTACCGCTGCCGGGGCCGGACGGGCCCGGGACCAGTGTGCTGGGCGGCTCCAACCTGGCCGTCAGCACGCATGCCCGGCACCCCGACTCCGCCGCGCGGCTGCTCGCGTATCTGACCAGCGAGCGCGTCCAGCGGCAGGTCCTCACGCGTGGCGCGCTGCCGCCCGTGCGGGCCGACCTGTACGAGGATCCGGCGCTGGTGCGGGAGTTCCCGTATCTGCCGACCCTGCGCGAGAGCGTGCGCACGGCCGCGCCGCGACCCAAGAGCCCGCGCTACGACCAGGTGAGCCTGGTGGTGCAGGCGATCGTGCACGACGCGATGACCGGGCGCGAGACGCCCGAGGCCGCGGTGCGCCGGCTGGCGCGCGAGCTCGACGCCGTCGCGCGCTGAGCAGTCATTCGCTCCGTGGAGTAGTTACCTGTTAGGTAACGGCAACATCTCATCCCCTTTCATGGTGCCCTTGTATGTCCTGGTTTGCCAGGTCAACTGTTCGGTAGCTTGTGTCCAGTTCATTGACACCCTCCGGAAACGGCTACTTAACATGCATGCATGCTGAGTAAGTACCACTGGTGGCGTGACGCGGTGATCTACCAGGTCTACGTCCGCAGCTTCCTCGACAGCACCGGCGACGGTGTCGGCGACCTCGCAGGGGTCCGCGCGGGGCTGCCCTACCTCAAGAAGCTCGGGGTCGACGGGATCTGGCTGAGCCCCTTCTATCCCTCCCCGCAGCACGACCACGGCTACGACGTGGCCGACTACTGCGACGTCGACCCGCTCTTCGGCGACCTCGCCGAGTTCGACCTGCTGGTCGCCGCGGCCCGGCGCCTCGGGATCAAGGTGCTTCTCGACATCGTCCCCAACCACTGCTCCAGCGAGCACCGGTGGTTCGAGGAGGCGCTGGTCGCCGAGCCCGGCAGCAAGGCCCGCGCCCGCTTCCACTTCGCCGACGGCCGTGGCGCCGACGGCTCCGAGCCGCCCAACAACTGGCACGCGATGTTCGGCGGCCCGGCGTGGAGCCGGGTGACCGAGGCGGACGGGCAGGCCGGCCAGTGGTACCTGCACATGTTCACGCCCGAGCAGCCCGACTGGAACTGGCGCAACCCCGAGGTCGGCGCCGAGTTCGACCGCGTCCTGCGGTTCTGGCTGGACCGCGGTGTCGACGGCTTCCGCATCGACGTCGCCGCCGGACTCTTCAAGCACCCGGAACTGCCCGACTCCGACGACCCGGAGGCCGACGCCCGCACCCGCGACTCGGTCAACCCGCTCGCCTGGAACCAGCCCGAGGTGCACGCGGTGTGGCGCCAGTGGCGCTCCATATGCGAGGAGTACACCGCCCGCGACGGCCAGGAACGGCTCCTCGTCGGCGAGGTCTCCGTCCCGACCGCCCGCGAGCACGCCTTGTACGTCCGCTCCGACGAACTCCACCAGGCGTTCTTCTTCGACCTGCTCAGCGCGCCCTGGGAGGCCGACGCCTTCCGCAAGGTCATCTCCGAGGCCATGCAGGACATCGCCGGCACGGGCTCGACGGTCACCTGGGTCCTCAACAACCACGACCAGGTCCGCACCGTCACCCGCTACGGCGAGCCCGCCACCGGGGGCAGCGGCCTCGGCGCCGCCCGCGCCCGCGCCGCCGCGCTGCTGATGCTGGCGCTGCCCGGAGCCGCGTACATCTACCAGGGCGAGGAGCTGGGGCTGCCCGAGGTCGTCGATCTGCCCGACGACGTGCTCACCGACCCGATCTTCCGCCGCACCGGCAGCCGGGCGCGGATCCGCGACGGCTGCCGGGTGCCGCTGCCGTGGTCGGGACAGGCCTCGCCCTTCGGCTTCACCTCCGGCGCGGAGAGCGCCAAGCCCTGGCTGCCGCAGCCGGAGTACTTCGCCGAGTACGCCACCGACCGCGCGCTGGCCGACACCCGCTCCTTCTGGCACCTCTACCGCGACGGTCTCCAACTGCGCGCCGGACTCCCGCAGTTGGGCGAGGGCTCGCTGCGCTGGCTGGACAGCCCGCCCGGCGTCCTGGCCTTCGAGCGCGGCGACGGCGTGGTCTGCGCCGTCAACTTCGGCACGGCGGCCACCGCCGCGCCCGTCTCCGGCACCCCCCTGCTGTCCAGCGGTCCCTGCCCCGCCGGCGTACTGCCCGGCTCCACCGCCGCCTGGTGGATCAACGACCGCTGACTTCTCCCGACCTCCGTCAACTCCCCATCCCCGAAGGGACATCAACGATGATGCGACGACGTACCACCCTGCTCACCGGCTGCACCGCTCTCGTCCTGGCGCTCGGCGCGACCGCCTGCGGCGGCGGCGACGTCTCCGCCGGCGGCGGCGACAAGGCACTCAACGGCCAGACGGTCAACGTGGCCGGTGTCTGGTCCGGCAGCGAGCAGAAGAACTTCCAGAAGGTGCTGGACGCCTTCAGCGAGAAGACCGGCGCCAAGACCCAGTTCACCTCCACCGGCGACAACGTCTCCACCGTCGTCGGCAGCAAGATCGAGGGCGGCAACGCCCCCGACGTGGTGATGGTCCCGCAGGTCGGCGTCCTGAAGCAGTTCGCGCAGAACGGCTGGCTCAAGCCGCTGTCCGGCGCCGCCCAGAAGTCCGTCGACGGCAACTTCGCCCCCGTGTGGAAGAACTACGGCAGCGTCGACGGCACCCTCTACGGCCTCTACTTCAAGGCCGCCCACAAGTCGACCGTCTGGTACAGCCCCGAGGCCCTCACGCAGGCCGGCGTCGAGGCGCCGAAGACGTACGACGACATGCTGAAGGCCGGACAGACCGTCTCCGACTCCGGCCTCGCCGCCTTCTCGGTCGCCGGACAGGACGGCTGGACCCTGACCGACTGGTTCGAGAACGTCTACCTCTCCCAGGCCGGACCCGAGAAGTACGACGCCCTCGCCGCGCACGAGCTGAAGTGGACCGACGCGTCCGTGGTCGAGGCGCTCACCACCCTCGGCAAGCTTTTCAAGGACAAGCAGCTGATAGCGGGCGGCCAGAAGGGCGCCCTCAACACCGACTTCCCCGGCTCGGTGGAGAAGGTGTTCGGGCCGAAGCCCGAGGCGGGCATGGTCTACGAGGGCGACTTCGTCGCGGGCGTCGCCAAGGACCAGTTCGGCAAGAAGATCGGCGAGGACGCGAACTTCTTCCCGTTCCCGGCGGTCGGCGGCGGCAAGGCGCCCGTGGTCAGCGGCGGTGACGCGGCCGTCGTCCTGAAGGACGGCAAGAACCAGAAGGCCGGCATGGCGCTCCTGGAGTACCTGGCGACGCCGGAGGCCGCGGCGGTCTGGGCGGAGGCCGGCGGCTTCCTCTCCCCGAACAAGAACGTCGACCTCGCCTCGTACGGCGACGACGTCACCCGCGCGACCGCCAAGTCCCTCGTCTCCGCGGGCGACTCGGTCCGCTTCGACATGTCCGACCAGGCCCCGGCGGCGTTCGGCGGCACCAAGGGCGCGGGCGAGTGGAAGCTCCTCCAGGACTTCCTGCGCGACCCGTCCGACCCGAAGGGGACCGCGGCGAAGCTGGAGGCCGCGGCGGCCAAGGCGTACGAGGGCCAGGGCTGACCTGACATGACCGCCACTCTCGTCACGGAGGCGAGCCGGGGGGCCGCCGCGAGCCCCGGCAAGGAACGTGCCCGGCGCTCGCGGCGGCGGGCGCGGATCGTCGCCCTCCTCTTCGTCTTCCCCGCGCTGCTGCTGCTCGGCGCGCTGGTCGTGTATCCGGTGCTGTTCTCGATCGGCCGCAGCTTCTTCGACGCCTCAGGCACCCGCTTCGTCGGCGGCGAGAACTACACCGAGATGTTCCGCGACCCCGCCACCCTCAAGGCGATCCGCAACACCACGATCTGGGTCGTGGTGGCCCCGGCCCTGCTCACCGGCCTCGGTCTGATCCTGGCCGTGCTGGTGGAGAAGGTCCGCTGGGCGACGGCGTTCAAGCTGCTGCTGTTCATGCCGATGGCCGTGTCCTTCCTCGCCGCCGGCATCATCTTCCGCCTCGCCTACGACGAGGACCCCGACAAGGGCGTGCTGAACGCCGCCGCCGTCTCCGTGCACGACGCCTTCCAGGGCACGTCGACCTATCCGACGGCCCGGGCACGCGACGGACAGGGACTGACCAAGGACCCGGACGGCTCGTACCGCACCAGCACGAGCGTGTCCCCGGGTGACGCGCTCACGCTCGGACTGGTCGGTGTCCTGCCCGACGACCTGCCCAGCGGCACCGAACCGGCGTTCACCGCGGCGGGGCAGAAGGCGGGCCCCGGTGAGCTGCGCGGTGTCGTGTACCTCGACTTCACGCCCGGCGGGGGAGGGGAGCAGGGCAAGGTCGACCGGCGCGAGAACGGGCTGCCGGAGATGACGGTCGAGGCCTCGCGGGCCGGGAAGACCGTCGCCACGGCGACCACCGCGTCCGACGGCTCCTTCCGCTTCGAGGGGCTGGACGACGGCTCGTACACGGTGAAGCTGCCGGCGTCGAACTTCGCCGCCCCCTACGAGGGCATCTCCTGGCTCGGGCCGACGCTCGTCACACCGGCGATCATCGGGGCGTACCTGTGGATCTGGACCGGCTTCGCGATGGTCCTGATCGGCGCGGGCCTCGCGGCCCTGCCCCGGGACGCGCTGGAGGCTGCGCGGATGGACGGGGCGAACGAGTGGCAGATCTTCCGGAAGATCACGGTGCCGCTGCTGGCACCGGTGCTGACGGTCGTCTTCGTCACCTTGGTCATCAACGTGATGAAGGTGTTCGACCTCGTCTACATCATCGCGCCCGGTCCCGTGCAGGAGGACGCGACCGTGCTCGCGACGCAGATGTGGCTGGTGTCGTTCGGCGGCGGCAACAACCAGGGGCTGGGCAGCGCGCTCGGCGTCCTGCTTCTGCTGCTCGTCATTCCGGCGATGGTCTTCAACGTCCGCCGCTTCCGAAGGAGTCAGCGATGAACGCGGTCAGGCGGGGCCTGGGCAACTCACTGGTCCAGGCGTTCCTCGT
The DNA window shown above is from Streptomyces chartreusis and carries:
- a CDS encoding ABC transporter permease subunit produces the protein MTATLVTEASRGAAASPGKERARRSRRRARIVALLFVFPALLLLGALVVYPVLFSIGRSFFDASGTRFVGGENYTEMFRDPATLKAIRNTTIWVVVAPALLTGLGLILAVLVEKVRWATAFKLLLFMPMAVSFLAAGIIFRLAYDEDPDKGVLNAAAVSVHDAFQGTSTYPTARARDGQGLTKDPDGSYRTSTSVSPGDALTLGLVGVLPDDLPSGTEPAFTAAGQKAGPGELRGVVYLDFTPGGGGEQGKVDRRENGLPEMTVEASRAGKTVATATTASDGSFRFEGLDDGSYTVKLPASNFAAPYEGISWLGPTLVTPAIIGAYLWIWTGFAMVLIGAGLAALPRDALEAARMDGANEWQIFRKITVPLLAPVLTVVFVTLVINVMKVFDLVYIIAPGPVQEDATVLATQMWLVSFGGGNNQGLGSALGVLLLLLVIPAMVFNVRRFRRSQR
- a CDS encoding ABC transporter substrate-binding protein, encoding MRWIHAAGRGLLVLVVILTGYVASGARADEGPAGGRGPLTLATAGDLTGYLGSVLEGWNRTHPGEKVTLVELPDSADETHAQMTTDLRGGDRSRFDILNIDVNWTSEFAAHGWIRPLARDRFPLDTFLPPVVDTATYDGQLYAVPYVTNAGLLLYRKDILAKEGLDPPRTWAELEKQAKTVAPKYGLDGYAGQFLPYEGLTVNAAEAVYSAGGSILGDEGERVTVNSMAARDGIDFLARGVREGWIPKQALTYKEEESKRAFQDGRLLFLRNWPYAYVGASAAGSPVAGKIGAVPLPGPDGPGTSVLGGSNLAVSTHARHPDSAARLLAYLTSERVQRQVLTRGALPPVRADLYEDPALVREFPYLPTLRESVRTAAPRPKSPRYDQVSLVVQAIVHDAMTGRETPEAAVRRLARELDAVAR
- a CDS encoding ABC transporter substrate-binding protein; protein product: MMRRRTTLLTGCTALVLALGATACGGGDVSAGGGDKALNGQTVNVAGVWSGSEQKNFQKVLDAFSEKTGAKTQFTSTGDNVSTVVGSKIEGGNAPDVVMVPQVGVLKQFAQNGWLKPLSGAAQKSVDGNFAPVWKNYGSVDGTLYGLYFKAAHKSTVWYSPEALTQAGVEAPKTYDDMLKAGQTVSDSGLAAFSVAGQDGWTLTDWFENVYLSQAGPEKYDALAAHELKWTDASVVEALTTLGKLFKDKQLIAGGQKGALNTDFPGSVEKVFGPKPEAGMVYEGDFVAGVAKDQFGKKIGEDANFFPFPAVGGGKAPVVSGGDAAVVLKDGKNQKAGMALLEYLATPEAAAVWAEAGGFLSPNKNVDLASYGDDVTRATAKSLVSAGDSVRFDMSDQAPAAFGGTKGAGEWKLLQDFLRDPSDPKGTAAKLEAAAAKAYEGQG
- a CDS encoding glycoside hydrolase family 13 protein, coding for MLSKYHWWRDAVIYQVYVRSFLDSTGDGVGDLAGVRAGLPYLKKLGVDGIWLSPFYPSPQHDHGYDVADYCDVDPLFGDLAEFDLLVAAARRLGIKVLLDIVPNHCSSEHRWFEEALVAEPGSKARARFHFADGRGADGSEPPNNWHAMFGGPAWSRVTEADGQAGQWYLHMFTPEQPDWNWRNPEVGAEFDRVLRFWLDRGVDGFRIDVAAGLFKHPELPDSDDPEADARTRDSVNPLAWNQPEVHAVWRQWRSICEEYTARDGQERLLVGEVSVPTAREHALYVRSDELHQAFFFDLLSAPWEADAFRKVISEAMQDIAGTGSTVTWVLNNHDQVRTVTRYGEPATGGSGLGAARARAAALLMLALPGAAYIYQGEELGLPEVVDLPDDVLTDPIFRRTGSRARIRDGCRVPLPWSGQASPFGFTSGAESAKPWLPQPEYFAEYATDRALADTRSFWHLYRDGLQLRAGLPQLGEGSLRWLDSPPGVLAFERGDGVVCAVNFGTAATAAPVSGTPLLSSGPCPAGVLPGSTAAWWINDR